The Paraburkholderia acidisoli genome contains a region encoding:
- the rpoS gene encoding RNA polymerase sigma factor RpoS, giving the protein MPKSKRRLQQSESDSQAAQVSVEDGAQSGDDEAELDSGRSYDEREEREEQDDRETAAEEGSGESNATAAAPDADDFRAMLQAELTADTIQHYLNRISVKPLLTVEEEQRYSRLAKAGEFEARQVMIERNLRLVVSIAKGYLNRGVPLLDLIEEGNLGLMHAIEKFDPTRGFRFSTYATWWIRQSIERAIMNQARTVRLPVHVIRELNQVLRAKRHLEKNSLNADAGSERRDASIDDIAYLTGKTTEEVTDILALNEHTASLDAPLDLDPASSLLDLLSDDQSQSPDAEVQHRELETLTRAWLGRLSDKHRHVIERRFGLNHIEPATLEELADEMGLTRERVRQIQQEALVRLKRFFASNGVRKDAVL; this is encoded by the coding sequence ATGCCGAAATCGAAGCGCCGTCTGCAGCAATCCGAGTCTGACAGCCAAGCCGCCCAGGTTTCGGTGGAGGACGGCGCGCAGTCCGGCGACGACGAGGCCGAGCTCGACAGCGGCCGCTCCTACGACGAGCGCGAAGAGCGCGAGGAACAGGACGATCGCGAAACCGCTGCCGAGGAAGGCAGCGGTGAAAGCAACGCCACCGCCGCCGCGCCGGACGCCGACGATTTCCGCGCCATGCTCCAGGCCGAACTCACGGCCGACACCATCCAGCATTATCTGAACCGGATCAGCGTGAAGCCGCTCCTCACCGTCGAGGAAGAGCAGCGCTATTCGCGTCTCGCCAAGGCCGGCGAGTTCGAGGCGCGCCAGGTCATGATCGAGCGCAATCTGCGTCTCGTGGTGAGCATCGCCAAGGGTTATCTCAATCGCGGCGTGCCGCTGCTCGATCTGATCGAAGAGGGCAACCTCGGCCTCATGCACGCGATCGAGAAATTCGATCCTACGCGCGGTTTCCGTTTTTCCACTTATGCCACTTGGTGGATCCGTCAGAGTATCGAGCGCGCGATCATGAATCAGGCGCGCACGGTGCGTTTGCCGGTGCACGTGATCCGCGAGCTGAACCAGGTGCTGCGCGCCAAGCGCCATCTGGAGAAGAATTCGCTGAACGCCGACGCCGGTTCCGAGCGCCGCGACGCGAGCATCGACGACATCGCCTATCTCACGGGCAAGACCACCGAGGAAGTCACCGACATTCTCGCGCTCAACGAGCATACGGCCTCGCTCGACGCGCCGCTCGATCTCGATCCCGCGAGCAGCCTGCTCGACCTGCTCTCCGACGACCAGAGCCAGTCGCCGGACGCCGAAGTGCAGCACCGCGAACTGGAAACGCTCACGCGCGCGTGGCTCGGGCGGCTCTCCGACAAGCATCGCCACGTCATCGAACGTCGCTTTGGGCTGAACCATATCGAGCCGGCCACACTCGAAGAGCTGGCCGACGAAATGGGCCTGACCCGCGAGCGCGTGCGGCAAATCCAGCAGGAAGCGCTGGTGCGCCTCAAGCGCTTTTTCGCTTCGAACGGCGTGCGTAAGGACGCCGTTCTCTAA
- a CDS encoding peptidoglycan DD-metalloendopeptidase family protein has product MSMLRAMQRNRMKIDLTVAGRGASVIALCLLTACATRLDSAPVVDQTAPLGTSAGQPPVPLGPPPPGYYRVKPGDTLYRIALENGQNYRDIATWNNVTNPNQIEVDQLLRVVPPGTNPSAAYTPGVVTAPVPGMAATPSGQPGAPAAPAASGPAMPPIYGSGAAAGATAGAMAGGSVPPAAVPPQAGASGGEMAAAPNGSISLAWPARGPVLNGFDDSKNKGVNIGGAPGDPVKAAGDGRVVYAGNGLRGYGNLIIIKHDATFLTAYAHNRALMVKEGDAVTKGQKIAEMGNTDSDRVMLHFEVRRQGKPVDPLKYLPPQ; this is encoded by the coding sequence ATGAGTATGTTGCGCGCGATGCAAAGAAACCGCATGAAAATCGACCTGACCGTAGCCGGGCGCGGCGCCTCGGTCATCGCGCTTTGCCTGCTGACGGCTTGCGCCACGCGACTCGACTCGGCGCCCGTCGTCGATCAGACCGCGCCGCTCGGCACGTCGGCGGGGCAGCCGCCGGTGCCGCTCGGGCCGCCGCCTCCGGGATATTACCGGGTGAAGCCGGGCGACACTCTCTATAGGATTGCGCTCGAAAACGGCCAGAATTATCGTGACATCGCGACGTGGAACAACGTCACGAACCCGAACCAGATCGAAGTCGATCAACTGTTGCGCGTGGTGCCGCCGGGCACGAATCCGTCGGCGGCTTACACGCCGGGCGTGGTGACCGCGCCGGTGCCGGGCATGGCGGCCACGCCGTCGGGCCAGCCGGGTGCGCCTGCCGCGCCGGCCGCGAGTGGTCCGGCCATGCCGCCGATCTACGGCTCGGGTGCCGCTGCGGGCGCAACGGCCGGTGCGATGGCGGGTGGCTCGGTGCCGCCGGCAGCCGTGCCGCCGCAGGCGGGCGCGAGCGGCGGCGAAATGGCCGCGGCGCCGAACGGCAGCATCTCGCTGGCGTGGCCGGCGCGCGGTCCGGTGCTCAACGGTTTCGACGACTCCAAAAACAAGGGCGTCAATATTGGTGGTGCGCCGGGCGATCCTGTCAAGGCCGCGGGCGACGGTCGCGTGGTTTATGCCGGAAATGGGCTGCGCGGATACGGCAATCTCATTATCATCAAGCATGACGCGACGTTTTTGACCGCGTACGCACACAACCGCGCTTTGATGGTAAAAGAAGGGGATGCGGTCACCAAAGGTCAAAAGATCGCCGAAATGGGCAATACCGATTCAGACCGGGTGATGCTGCATTTCGAAGTACGCCGTCAGGGTAAGCCCGTCGACCCACTGAAGTACTTGCCGCCGCAATAA
- a CDS encoding 3'-5' exonuclease — MTVPVLVFDIETIPDVDGIRRLEDLPASLSDTEVAEHAFAARREKTGSDFLPHHLQRVAAISCVFRDGQGFRVRSLGTPEDGEAKLVDSFYRTIEKYSPQLVSWNGGGFDLPVLHYRALVHGIRAVRYWEMGDEDREFKWNNYIARYHTRHTDLMDLLAMYQARANAPLDALAKLCGFPGKLGMDGGQVWSAFQQGRIEEIRNYCETDVVNTYLLYCRFQLMRGGFTEREYSDEVEFVKQSLAMETAPHWKQYLDAFGK, encoded by the coding sequence ATGACAGTCCCAGTTCTTGTATTCGACATCGAGACGATTCCCGATGTAGACGGTATTCGCCGTCTCGAAGACTTGCCCGCCTCGCTTTCCGACACCGAAGTCGCCGAGCACGCGTTCGCCGCGCGCCGCGAGAAAACCGGCAGCGATTTCCTGCCGCATCATTTGCAGCGCGTGGCCGCGATCTCGTGCGTGTTCCGCGACGGCCAGGGCTTTCGCGTGCGCTCGCTCGGCACGCCCGAAGACGGCGAGGCCAAACTCGTCGACTCGTTCTATCGCACGATCGAGAAGTATTCGCCGCAACTCGTTTCGTGGAACGGCGGCGGGTTCGATCTGCCCGTGCTCCATTATCGTGCGCTCGTTCATGGCATACGCGCGGTGCGTTATTGGGAAATGGGCGACGAAGACCGCGAGTTCAAGTGGAATAACTACATTGCTCGCTATCACACGCGTCATACGGATCTGATGGATCTGCTCGCGATGTACCAGGCGCGTGCCAATGCGCCGCTGGACGCGCTCGCGAAGCTGTGCGGTTTTCCCGGCAAGCTCGGCATGGATGGCGGGCAGGTGTGGTCGGCGTTCCAACAGGGTCGTATCGAAGAGATTCGCAACTACTGCGAAACCGACGTGGTCAACACGTACCTGCTGTATTGCCGTTTCCAGTTGATGCGCGGCGGATTCACGGAGCGCGAATACAGCGACGAAGTCGAGTTCGTGAAGCAGTCGCTCGCCATGGAAACCGCGCCGCACTGGAAACAGTATCTGGACGCATTCGGCAAGTAA
- a CDS encoding protein-L-isoaspartate(D-aspartate) O-methyltransferase has translation MTGERTKRFPLGLADLVREPRRRDARPGDARTPLAGTGSAGTAKTGVSPAVKGVAKPAAPALQKALAKPAVTPSVKPAAKPVLNATAKPAAKPAAKPVSRPVAKPASGPFKPSSPLAASTANAGRPALSIMSTNGAVGAPAVALNGAHALTSERVRERMVERLRANGITDPRVLQALAAVPRHMFVDPGLATQAYEDAALPIGHHQTISKPSVVARMLELAGVGRELERVLEIGTGCGYQAAVLSQIARDVYSIERIKPLYERAKTNLRPLRIPNLRLHYGDGRLGLPSAAPFDAIVIAAAGFDVPQALLEQLAIGGRLVAPVAVQGAGAHAGEATQVLTLVERTGPAQWRESRLDRVFFVPLKSGVI, from the coding sequence ATGACGGGCGAGCGCACGAAGCGTTTTCCGCTGGGTCTCGCGGATCTCGTGCGCGAGCCGCGCCGGCGCGACGCGCGTCCCGGTGACGCGCGCACGCCGCTCGCCGGCACGGGCAGCGCCGGTACGGCGAAAACGGGCGTGAGCCCGGCTGTAAAGGGCGTGGCCAAGCCCGCCGCGCCCGCGCTGCAAAAAGCGCTTGCGAAGCCTGCTGTGACTCCCTCCGTGAAGCCGGCCGCCAAGCCGGTACTGAACGCCACCGCGAAGCCTGCTGCCAAACCCGCCGCCAAACCGGTTTCGCGTCCTGTTGCGAAACCCGCGAGCGGCCCCTTCAAGCCGTCGTCGCCGCTGGCCGCGAGCACCGCGAACGCGGGGCGCCCGGCGCTGAGCATCATGTCGACGAACGGCGCGGTCGGGGCGCCCGCCGTCGCGCTCAACGGCGCGCACGCGCTCACCTCGGAACGCGTCCGCGAGCGCATGGTCGAACGCCTGCGCGCGAACGGCATCACCGACCCGCGCGTGCTGCAGGCGCTTGCGGCCGTGCCGCGCCACATGTTCGTCGACCCCGGTCTCGCAACCCAGGCCTACGAAGATGCGGCGTTGCCGATCGGCCATCACCAGACGATCTCTAAGCCGTCCGTCGTCGCGCGCATGCTGGAACTCGCGGGCGTCGGGCGCGAACTGGAGCGCGTGCTCGAAATCGGCACGGGCTGCGGCTATCAAGCCGCCGTCTTGAGCCAGATTGCACGCGACGTGTATTCCATCGAACGCATCAAGCCGTTATACGAACGCGCGAAAACGAATCTTCGCCCGCTGCGTATTCCCAATCTGCGCTTGCATTACGGCGACGGACGGCTCGGTTTGCCGTCGGCGGCGCCGTTCGACGCGATCGTGATCGCGGCCGCGGGCTTCGACGTGCCGCAGGCGCTGCTCGAACAACTCGCGATCGGCGGCCGGCTGGTGGCGCCGGTCGCGGTGCAGGGCGCGGGTGCGCATGCCGGCGAAGCGACGCAGGTGCTCACGCTCGTCGAGCGCACGGGCCCCGCGCAATGGCGAGAGTCGCGGCTTGATCGCGTTTTCTTTGTCCCCTTAAAATCTGGAGTGATCTGA